One window of Robiginitalea biformata HTCC2501 genomic DNA carries:
- a CDS encoding nitrous oxide reductase family maturation protein NosD, with amino-acid sequence MSARTIDVCKDCRVTSIREGIRLAEPYDTLLIGKGYYREYNILVDKPLSLIGEGYPIIDGEEQGEVIRVVADDVRIQGFAIRNVGVSYTSDHAAIRVVQSEGFAIEDNRFENLFFGIYLEKSRGGVVRGNQISGDAVDEYNSGNGIQLWYSNNVEVSENRIEGVRDGIYLEFSDTIRIRGNSSRKNLRYGLHFMFSNDNVYSDNLFENNGAGVAVMFSKRIRMTGNRFRKNWGTAAYGMLLKEINDAEIIGNLFEENTVGINIEGSNRITYEGNNFVSNGWAIRVLGACYSNNFHRNNFLYNSFDLSYNSNVNDNSFEGNYWSNYSGYDLDKNGVGDVPHRPVKLFSYIVNRTPETLILLRSLFMDLIDFSERVSPVFTPDNLADNQPQMRIIK; translated from the coding sequence ATGAGCGCCCGCACCATTGATGTATGCAAAGATTGCCGGGTAACTTCCATACGGGAGGGCATTCGCCTGGCCGAACCCTATGATACACTGCTGATCGGGAAAGGGTACTACAGGGAATACAATATCCTGGTGGATAAACCCCTGTCGCTGATAGGAGAGGGATACCCCATAATCGACGGGGAGGAACAGGGGGAGGTGATCCGTGTGGTAGCTGACGATGTCCGTATTCAAGGGTTTGCGATTCGCAATGTAGGGGTGAGCTACACCTCGGACCACGCCGCCATCCGGGTGGTCCAGAGTGAAGGTTTTGCGATTGAAGACAATCGGTTTGAGAATTTGTTCTTTGGTATCTACCTGGAAAAATCCCGGGGCGGGGTGGTAAGGGGAAACCAAATTTCCGGCGATGCCGTCGACGAATATAATTCCGGCAATGGCATCCAGCTCTGGTATTCCAACAATGTGGAAGTATCCGAAAACCGGATAGAGGGGGTTCGGGACGGGATCTACCTTGAATTTTCGGATACGATTCGCATCCGGGGGAATTCAAGCAGGAAGAACCTCCGCTACGGGCTCCATTTTATGTTTTCCAACGACAATGTCTATTCGGACAATCTGTTTGAAAACAACGGGGCCGGGGTAGCCGTGATGTTCTCCAAACGAATCCGGATGACCGGGAATCGGTTCCGCAAAAATTGGGGGACGGCTGCCTACGGGATGTTGCTGAAGGAGATCAACGATGCGGAGATCATCGGCAACCTTTTTGAGGAGAATACCGTGGGGATCAATATAGAAGGGTCTAACCGGATCACCTATGAGGGAAACAATTTTGTCAGTAACGGCTGGGCCATCCGGGTTTTGGGCGCCTGCTATTCCAACAACTTCCACCGCAATAATTTCCTGTACAATTCCTTTGACCTATCCTACAACAGCAATGTAAACGACAACAGCTTTGAAGGGAACTACTGGAGCAACTACTCCGGGTATGACCTGGACAAGAATGGGGTGGGCGATGTGCCACATCGGCCTGTAAAACTGTTCTCATATATTGTAAACCGTACCCCGGAGACCCTGATCCTGTTGAGGAGCCTGTTTATGGACCTGATCGATTTTTCCGAAAGGGTGTCGCCGGTATTTACCCCGGACAACCTGGCGGACAACCAACCACAAATGCGCATAATCAAATGA
- a CDS encoding ABC transporter permease, whose amino-acid sequence MLKILKYSFYDLMRSRWSYVYFLFYLLLGSVLLFLNNDLSKAVITLMNIIIILVPLIATIFGVMYFYNSREFTELLLAQPLKRSSIFLGQFLGVAGSLTLSLVLGLGLPFVLYGLFQSGVIVNFALLILIGAFLTFIFAGLAFNIAIFNENKIKGFGYAVLLWLFMAVIYDGLFLLALIAFEEYPLDSFSLAATVFNPIDLSRILILLELDISALLGYTGAVFKKFLGTQLGFLISGAVLILWTLLPVWSLYRKAKKKDF is encoded by the coding sequence ATGCTTAAAATCCTCAAATACAGCTTTTACGACCTGATGCGCAGCCGTTGGAGTTATGTGTACTTCCTGTTTTACCTGCTGCTCGGATCCGTGTTGTTGTTCCTGAACAACGACCTTTCCAAGGCGGTGATTACCCTGATGAACATCATCATTATTTTAGTCCCGCTCATCGCCACAATTTTCGGGGTCATGTACTTTTACAATTCACGTGAATTCACCGAGCTGCTCCTGGCCCAGCCCCTGAAACGATCCTCCATATTCCTCGGGCAGTTCCTGGGTGTGGCGGGTTCCCTTACCCTGAGCCTTGTCCTCGGCTTGGGCCTGCCTTTTGTGTTGTATGGCCTATTCCAAAGCGGGGTCATTGTGAACTTTGCCCTTTTGATCCTCATCGGCGCATTTCTCACCTTTATTTTCGCAGGATTGGCTTTCAATATTGCGATTTTTAATGAAAACAAGATCAAAGGTTTTGGTTACGCCGTCCTCCTATGGTTGTTTATGGCTGTTATTTACGATGGGTTGTTCCTGCTCGCGCTGATCGCCTTTGAAGAGTATCCGCTGGATTCCTTTTCCCTTGCCGCCACGGTTTTCAACCCGATAGACCTGTCGCGTATCCTCATTCTCCTCGAGCTCGATATTTCGGCTTTGCTCGGCTACACGGGAGCTGTATTCAAGAAATTCCTGGGGACGCAGCTGGGGTTCCTGATTTCCGGAGCCGTATTGATCCTATGGACGCTCCTGCCGGTTTGGAGCCTGTACAGAAAGGCGAAGAAGAAAGACTTTTAA
- a CDS encoding ABC transporter ATP-binding protein produces MIQIDNVHKRFAKNEVLKGVDLQIPEGGIYAVLGPNGSGKTTLIKCVLGLVIPNKGDIRVKGQKVKNQWKYREEINYLPQIANFPGNIRVKELIGMIKDLRKKPGDEVSLIELFGLEPFLDKKLANLSGGTKQKVNLVLTFMFDSPVIILDEPTSGLDPTAMIALKNLIRKEREAGKTFLITTHIMQFVEEIADQVVYLLEGKIYYTGTLSGLLEKTGQHDLEHAIAAITSEKQHA; encoded by the coding sequence ATGATCCAAATAGATAACGTCCACAAGCGATTTGCCAAAAATGAAGTGCTCAAAGGGGTGGACCTCCAGATTCCTGAAGGCGGCATCTATGCGGTCCTGGGTCCGAATGGTTCGGGGAAAACCACCCTTATCAAATGTGTTTTGGGGCTGGTAATCCCCAATAAGGGCGATATCCGGGTGAAGGGGCAAAAGGTAAAAAACCAGTGGAAATACCGGGAAGAGATCAACTACCTGCCCCAGATCGCCAATTTTCCAGGGAACATCCGGGTGAAGGAACTCATAGGAATGATCAAGGACCTGCGGAAAAAACCCGGGGATGAAGTGTCCCTCATTGAGCTGTTTGGCCTGGAACCCTTCCTGGATAAAAAACTGGCCAACCTCTCCGGCGGTACCAAGCAAAAGGTCAATCTGGTGCTGACCTTTATGTTCGACAGTCCGGTGATTATCCTGGATGAACCCACCTCCGGCCTGGACCCGACTGCCATGATCGCCCTGAAAAATTTGATCCGGAAAGAGCGGGAGGCTGGAAAGACCTTCCTGATCACGACCCACATTATGCAATTCGTGGAGGAGATTGCCGACCAGGTGGTGTACCTGTTGGAAGGAAAGATCTATTACACCGGAACCCTTTCGGGACTATTGGAAAAAACAGGTCAACATGACCTGGAACACGCCATTGCGGCCATAACCAGTGAGAAACAACATGCTTAA